The Ipomoea triloba cultivar NCNSP0323 chromosome 14, ASM357664v1 region GTCCGATCGGACAAgactaaacaataaaaatcttgacCTAACCAAACTCATAGCATAAaagattaataaaaattatttaagctTGTTTCTTCAATTTCACTAGTTGAGATTTATTGCATTCATCAATGGTTGATTAAAATACGAATTGGCTGGGGCagaaccaaataataaaaattttaacccTGCCCAACagccaaaatattttttaaaagataatattttattcaattatttttagcacagagttattatatttatcaatgtcaAAGTATATATGAGTCAGAATGTGTCGAGCTGAACAATAAAAATCTTAAGTCGATCGGACCCACATcctaaaaaagaagtaaatttttcttcaatttctttaattcgtaattaatatatttattatttttattataatacgATACaagttataaattaattatttacatctttttattataattattattaatttttataagtattataaatttaaatttataatgttattttaatataactaattattattgtaattaaaataattaatattttaaaagaaatagcTTAGTAATTGATTTAtgctcatatttttttaaatgaatcaaataggaaagaatacaatttttaacttttaccaaacaaaaaaatattatttaattttctgacTTTTAGTCAAACaccaaaaagtaaaaatattttccaaaaaagaatattttatttttaaaaaattcacattTCCAAATAGACCATAAAAAGTacgattaaaaaaaagttacagtACAACAATAATTGAAACTCACAGTGAAATTTTGTAATTTGGAGTTTTGAAAATATCAAAgaattaatatcatttttgatcccacgacttttaaattttatcaattttggtgcacaattttaaatatttttaattttggtccctaactttgttattttatcaattttggtccttccggtCAAATTGATGGCGAAATATTATCggattttaagggtaaaaaatcgtcatctcaatgaaacgtcttcaatatctaaacaaaatcactgtaaaatcatatttataggtcTTTGATCGGTACAAATAATGGAGAAGACAAACAGAAACTAGACAGAGATTTATGAGATTCATATGATTTctcttttgtttagatattgaagatctttatttgggataatgattttgtccttaaaatataaaattgcgCAATATTTTGTCATCAATTTGGTcgaaaggaccaaaattgattaaaataacaaagttagataccaaaattgaaaaaatttaaaattatgcacCAAAAGTGATAAGATCTCAAAAGTGGTgagaccaaaaatgatattactacaTATCAAAATGTGGGGTTTACACTTTACACTCACTCTACAAGGTCTATAAAAGGAAAGGATGAATGGGATCATAATCCCAGCAACAAACTTACAAGCTCAAATATCTCAAGAACAAAAacaccattatattatattttcttgctCTCAaaatgtcttcttcttcttcttcttcaacattGTGCTCAGTCCTCTCAAACCTCACCGCCTTTGTGGTGAACGAGGGTCACGGCGTGAAGGGCCTCTCCGACTTGGGCCTCCAAGCCCTCCCGGACCAATACATCCAGCCTCCGGCGGAGCGGATCACGGCGAGCACGGTCATCACCGACGACTCCATTCCGGTCATCGACATGTCCCCGGAAAACCCGCAGGTGGGCGAGATGATCTGCGAGGCGGCCAAGAAATGGGGATTCTTTCAGATCATCAACCACGGGATTCCCCTTGAAGCTCTGGAGGAGGTTAAGGCCGCCACTTACCGGTTTTTCAGTCAGCCGgcggaggagaagaagaaacatTCCAAGGGAAACTCTCCGACCACTAACGTCAGATATGGGACGAGTTTCGCTCCCCTTGCCGAGAAGGCTTTGGAGTGGAAAGACTATCTTAGCCTCTTCTATGTTTCCGATGAACAGGCTAACTCTTTTTGGCCTTCAGCCTGCAGGTTCGTATATATACAACGTAAAAAATAATGGTTCTAAAAATATGAAGAATAATAATGCTAGTTGTAGATATGAGATGATCAACTTCTtaaaattaagggaaaaaaatgatattgtatTCTCATAATTATCGCAAACTCCAAAACGTTCCATCCAAACTTACACAAGAAAAAGTTTTAGAGTGCATCTACTAATACACAACAATATAATGAACTCATTATTTGTATAAGCACACTCGGACTGCAGGATGATGCACCTTCAAGTTTTGCATGGATATCAGttgtttgcaataattattaaaatgttactgtaattttattttctccttACTTTAGAGTTATTGGTAATTCAGATCAACGATGATTAACATTATTTTACAGGAATATTgctcttataaatatattacactACGTAATACATGAACGTGTTCTACACATTTGAGAGTGGTTGCCAACTTTCAATTACTCTTTGGTttgacaatttatttatttattttgtttattctAGGTATTTGGCGATggatcctaaaaaaaaaaaggttttaaaaaaacCCTAAACCACTTAGATTGCTCTCAAAGCCATTATCTTGTGTGCTTTTGACTAgactaatataaatatataataactaattaatgaactattatcttttttttttattcttaatttttatattagtcTCAACTTTTTTATATATGCACTTTATTTGAGATTCATATATTGCAGATAGTTTATCATCGggagaaaaattaaagtaaaatagCAAGAATTGAGACATGTATagtgtaccttttttttttagtactataaCTCTATTATAGTATAGTATTAGtctatacatactttctcaacatattgaagcactgaaagcatggttgaaaaaatcgctaggcgatTGGGGAGCGCCCAATAGCTAGGATGCCTAGGTGGGAATTAATCGGCTCTTAGGCgcccatgtattttttttattttattttttattgtttaagactaataattataaattatataatactttaatagttaatactaaaatattaaatattaatctaaaaaatatttagagtttgtacaatttaggattattttactcaaaacgatgttgttttgagtgaaataactcattaaaaaaaaaaagaacaatagttcaTCAGCGGATTAAGTGGCTTAGTCGGTGCTTAGGAGGCCAAGGCTGACGCCTAGCCGGCCagtcgcctagaccaccatttaaggtgatacgctaggcggtcgaccaacGCCTAACGGGATTTTTGCAATGACTAAAAGTTAATGTTTTCACTGATATTCAAACCTGTGACTAGAGTCAAAGAGGTGACGATCATTGAGCTACAAGCTACTTGACAAGTTATGTAGCATTGATATGGTTTAATTTTCAGGGAAGAAGCATTAAATTTCCTTAAAATCTCAGAAATTGTTGTGAAGCGGCTACTGGAGGCACTAATGGAAGGACTAAACGTGAAAGAGATAAACGGTGCAAAAGAGTCACTTCTGATGGGTTCCAGGAGGATCAACATAAACTACTACCCAAAATGCCCCAACCCGGAGCTCACCGTCGGCATCGGCCGCCACTCCGACGTCTCCACATTGACCCTCCTCCTCCAGGACGAGATCGGCGGACTGTACGTCCGCAAACTAGACGGCGGCGACGACGACACCTGGGTCCCCGTCCCTCCGATCACCGGCGCCCTGGTCATCAACATCGGCGACGCCCTCCAAATCCTGAGCAACGGGCGGTACAAGAGCATCGAGCACCGCGTCATCGCCAACGGGAGCAACAGCAGGATTTCCGTCCCCATTTTCGTCAACCCAAGGCCGGAGGACGTCATCGGGCCGCTGCCGGAGCTTCTTGACGGCGGCGAGAAGCCGTTGTACAAGCAAGTTCTTTACTCCGATTATGTGAGGCATTTCTTTAAGAAAGCTCACGATGGAAAGGAGACTGTGGATTTCGCGAAGCTGAACATCTAGAAGCCTAACGGATGTTTGGTTCCCGGAATAGGCAGGGAAtgacatagcattcccagtaataacctattccgttgtttggtaaacatttgtatttacaggaacaatgttccggaaatgagctattacccttgcaagggtaatagctattaccagcaACCCTGGTATTAGCCTATTACTAAGAAAAATGTTGTATTGTAACAACATGGCTAAGtttattatttcattaaaaataaaaagtatgttTATTTCGTACATTCATGAAGGTGTGCTGAATAAATCTTAAATTAAGCTTCACTCATTCAGATACTTCTTTTGGTTTTCACAACCATATCATCATTTGAAAAAGACTAGTATTTATTACAAGGAGTTTAATTCGAATCAATGTTTTTTCAGTTTAGTGAGTTGTCTGtcacattaaatttttttttttagtatgatttactttttatttttactttgtcTTGCATTAATCACTAAAATGAATGGACCTTTAGTTATTGCACATCATATCTAACAAGTTGACCAATAATTGCTGTGCATTGGAGAATTTATAAGAGACAAAATTGTTGCTATTTATATACAAGCTAAGACCTTATGCGGCCTGATGCTAATTAACCTTTCTGGCACAATTATCAGATTTGTGAATGATGCGAAGTTCAGTTACgtggcatgcatgcatgtatacaCTTAATATGGATTTGTATTCATTGTGTACTGTACAGacctcctatatatatacaagttaaCAGTAGGTCTCactaaaaaacatataaaatatcttgatttcaattttatatgtgttacgttgattgttattattgtgttgaTAGTAAGTATTATGATGATATATTGTGTTGATAGTTAGTTTTGTATAATTGTGAagtttaaagtatattattGTGTTATTGTAAAGagtatatattgtatatatagtttgttGGGTTGGTTTTGCAAAATTATgtaagaattttcaaaaaaaaataaaaattgagggttacaaaaattaattaatttatataaaaaaaaataatatctgCGACCTTTTCTAGTGAGAAACGGtagccaattaaaaaaaaaggtataagCCACTCTTTCAGCGTAGATAGTGTTAGGCAGTTTAGTATTTGTGTTATGCTAGGACTCTTATCCTTATGTTTTATATCTTGTACTCTTGTGGTTAATGTGACAGACTATTCAAgcctcatctggtatcagtagtGACAGACTATTCAAgcctcatctggtatcagtagaCTTAGGGTTTTCTCTTTTTGCTATGGCGGCTCCTACGTCGGGTTTACAGGACAGCTCTGCCGGAGACTCTTTCGAGCGGACTGTTTCCGGCGTTTCCCCCTCCCCCATTGTGGCTAGCAAATCTCTCACCTCGGCACATCACTTTGTGTCGATTAAACTCACGTCTCGCAACTATCTTTTTTGGCGGACTCAGCTATTGCCATTTTTTAATGGACAAGGTCTtcttgattttgttgatggCACCTCTGTTTGTCCGGCCGTTGTTGCCTTACCGGACCCGCCTACACCGGCTGCTATGGAGAGTGCTGTGTATGCTGCTGCTGCCCGTCGTGCCTGACTTAGACAAGATCAAGCCATTCTTTCAATACTCATCTCCTCCATGTCTGAAGAGGTGATGCACTTGGCGGTGTGTCAATCTACGTCGCGGCAGCTATGGTTGGCTATTGAGGGGAGTCTCGGTTCGTTGACTAGGGCACGAACGTCGCGTCTCCTTGGCCAACTGCAAGTTTTCTGCCAAGGTGACTCATCCATTGATGATTACCTAGGATGTGCGCAGATGCTGATTGAGGACCTCGCTTTGGCCGGTCGTCCGATTGGGCTGGATGATAAGAACCTCTATATTTTTAGAGGGTTGCGCTCGGAGTAGCGCCCTCTAGTTGCGACGCTCACCAAGGGAAAACCGGTGTCTCTCACTGAACTCTCTTACTTTTTAATTTCGCAGGACTTTATTTGTGACGATGGTGATTTGGTAAGTCCGTCTACGTTTGCTGTTCGGCGTGGAGGACGTTCTGGTGGTGGTCAGTTTGTGTCACAACAGCAAGGTTCTGGTAGAGGTCGCAGGGGCCGTGGCCGGTCGCAGCAGTAGGGTATTCGTTGTCAGATCTGCAACGTGGCTGGGCATTCGGCGCTAGCTTGTTACGGGCGGTACGCAGAAGCTCCCGGTCCTCAGGCGCATATGGCGTATTCTGCTAATGATTCTGACTCTGTAGCTCCGCACCAATGGTTTCTAGATACAGGTGCTACGCACCATGCTACGCAGGGCTTGTCAGTTTTGTTTACTTCTGCTAGGTACTTTGGAACGGACTCTCTTCGTGTAGGTAACGGCACAGGTATGACCATTGTTAACGTTGGTTCTGCTTCGTTAGCCGCTCAGTCTAGGTCATTTAGTTTAGCTGATGTTTTGCATGTTCCTGGCATTTTTGCTTCGTTGTTGTATGTTCAGAAATTCGCTACTGATAATAATGTGTTTTCTTAATTCCACCCTCGCTGTTTCTTTGTGAAGGACCTCATAACCAAAGTGGTTCTCTATGAAGGGCACTCTTCGGGTGGTCTCTATTCGTGACCCGTTCGGTCTAGTCCCACTGCGTTTGCTGCTGTTCGTGTCTCCTCGTTGGTGTGGCATAATCGGCTTGGTCATCCGCATCTTCGGGTCTTGCGTCAATTTTTAAAGTTATGTTCTATTTCTGATTCTAGTGTTAGGGATTTATCTAGTATTCGTTCTGCTTGTCTGTTGGGGAAATCCTCTCGGTTTCCCTTACCGCGTGTTTCGAATAATAGTTCTCTTGGTTTAGAGTTGATATACACAGATATTTGGGGCCCTACGCCTTTTCTTTCATCTAATGGTTATAAATATATCTTCTTGTTTGTAGATGATTATACACGGTTTGTCTAGTTTTATCCTCTTCATGCGAAGTCTGATTTATATGATGTGTTTGATCGGTTTCGTCTTATGGTTGAACGATTGTTTTCCTGTAAAATCTTATCTATTCAGTCGGATCTAGGGGGAGAATACAAAAAGTTGGGTTACCTAGACTCCTATCGTAGCTATCGTTGTTTGAACTTAACgattaacaaaattttcatcTGTCGTCTTGTACGATTTGATGAAACTGTGTTTCCGTTTGCCTTTCTCACTAATGTGCAGCCTGCGGGTCCTATTTCAATGCCTTGGGGTGTGTCCAGTGTTGCGCCGCATGGGGTACAGTCGCATGTCATGCATTCTTCTGATCCGTTGCATGCTCCTCACGTGCACCTCTCTCCTGGTGATCCTGCTGCTTCCTTGCCGATTGGAGACTCCGATGCTGCTCAGGTCACTACTCCGGTTCGTGCTCCTGCGGCAAGAGGTCGACCCCGAGGTGCGAAATCACGGCGTGGAGTAGCTGTTAGCCGTGTGCGCTCTCATTCTATGGTTTTACGTAGTTAATCGCGCCCCAATCCGGAGCCTAGTGCGTTGGTCTCGCAGGTAATTCATCCGGAGCCTACTTGTTACTCACAGGCTGCTTTATCTCCTCAGTGGCATGAAGCCATGGATCTTGAGTTTAATGCACTCCTTCATAATAGTACGTGGCGGCTGGTCCCGGTTGTTCCTGGGATGAATATTGTgggctgtaaatgggtttttcgCACTAAGCGGAAGGCCGATGGTTCCGTGGAGCGGTACAAAGCCCGCCTTATTGCCAAGGGGTTCAACCAGGTTGCCGGGCAGGATTTCTTTGAGACTTTTAGCCTGGTGGTCAAACCGACTACGGTGCAGCTTTTGCTTTCTTTAGCTACCTCCCGCGGATGGGCGGTTTTCCAGCTTGACATCCACAATGCCTTCCTTAATGGTTCTCTGGCCGAGACTATGTACATGAGACAACCCCCAGGCTACGAGGACAAGGCTAATCCTATGCATGTGTGTCTGTTGCAGCGGTCGCTGTATGGGCTTAAGTAGGCGCCCCGGGCCTGGTTCACTCGACTTCACACCTACTCTGTTTCTATTGGGTTCTGTCCATTTAAAACTGATGTGTCGCTATTCGTTTACTCACATGGTGGTGTCCAGCTATATCTGTTAGTTTATGTGGAAGATATCTTCGTCATGGGCTTGGACTCGGCACGCATCTCGGATCTTGTGGCTCGGATGGCAACAGAATTTAAGGTGTGTGATATGGGATTTCCTTCCTTTTTCCTTGGTATTGAGACCATTCCGGTTGAGTCCGGCTTACTTCTGTCTCAGCGGCGTTATATGGGAGACATTTTGAAGCGGGCTAGTATAGTTGACTGTAAGCCCCTAGCTACTCCGGTTTCCTTGGTTCGTTCTACTGTTGACACAGCCACTCCATACGCTGATCCTACTCAGTACCGTAGCCTTGCTGGTGCCTTACAGTATCTTACGGTAACTCACTTTGACCTCTCGTTTGTAGTTAATAAGCTCTGTCAGTTTATGCATTCTCCTACCACTATTCATTGGGGTATGCTTAAACGTGTTTTgcggtatgtcaaaggcacttTACACTATGGCTTGCTGATTCATAAGTCTTTGTCTGTTGATATTCATACCTTTTCGGATTTTAATCGGGCTGATCAGAAGTCTACAAGTGGTTTCACGGTGTTTTTGGGCAGGAATTTGGTGTCCTGGGTGTGTTGCAAGCAGCGAATTGTTGCGCGCTCTTCCACTGAAGCGGAGTATAAGGCCTTAGCTGATGTTTCTGCTAAAGTTACGTGGTTGGTGTCCTTGCTTAAGGAACTTGGTTTGCCTCCGGCTTCACTTCCTCGgttatggtgtgacaacttGGGGGCTACATACTTGTGCGCCAATTTAGTGTTTCATGCTCGCACGAAACATGtggagattgattatcacttcGTTCGGGATATGGTTGCTAAAAAGGAGGTTctagttaatttttttctacTAAAGACCAGCTCGCTGACATCTTCACTAAACCGTTGTCTGGTGTGCGGTTTGCTACTTTGTTGTTCTTCGTTCCAAGCTCAATGTTCTTTCTCATCAACCTTgtacttgagggggagtgttaggtaGTCTAGTATTTGTGTTATGCTAGGACTCTTTTCCTTATGTTTTATATCTTGTACTCTTGTGGTTAATGTGACAGACTATTCAAGCCTCATCGATAGGGTCGCAGATAtccatttatttttgtaaaaaaataatatggaATCTGCAACCCTTCTACGAAAAAAGGGCCGCGGATTCTTGATTTTCTGCGACTCGACACAAAGGGTCGCAAAAAGTTCAAAGCTTTCCACGACACCTCATATTTGCAGATTAGTGTGTTTGTACTAGTGTCAAAACCACATACCGTAAAAATATAATGGATTTTTGAGTAAATCTCCCCGCCTCCCTTACTGTTCTAACAATCCCTTTCAATCTAAAGCATTTATCTATATAACACCATTCTTACTAAGCCCTTTTGTAAATAAATCTGCCAATCACTACTACAATCATGTATAGTAGATATTTGCATCTTCTCCCATATAAAGTGACCATCAACCTCAATATGTTTAGCCCATTCGTGTAAGATCGGATTATTCATAATTTAGGAGTTTAGCAAATTAAATGTGTATCGCAACACCATTATCACACCACAACCTTACTAGcaactccaactccaactccaCACCAACTTCTCTCGGGTTATTGTGCACACGGACTATTTCATTAGTTTCATGAGCAATATCCTTGTATTTTAACTCTACACTAGACCTCACCGCAATACTTAAAAAGAATTTTGTTTGCAATGTGGAAGTCTTATAAAATTGCCTCAAAAAATTGTGTAGCATTTCGGCTAGTGGTTGGTGTCAATTCAGTTCGGGTGACACTCGAATTTTATTTCAGATATCCGAAAATTTTGGGTGATGTTTATGACACCCAATATCCGAACTAAATTTAATTCGGATATATTTGGTTCCGGTGAAATTATTTCGGATTTATTTCGGCTTAGTTTGGACTTTGGATATACCCAaactgttatttttttttatcaattttgagttttttttaatgattttattatttttgtatttatattttttcatatactatccaactaaaaataagagaaaataataataactaattatgagacttttgaaaattaatatacttttaattatgaaatacatttaaaactaaatataaaatttatattattatatttataataaaatttttgttagttTGGGTTTCGAGTCGAGTATGGATAATTTTTTAacacccgatatccgaaccaaatttatattcagatataccaaaatttaaaatatctgaACCGATAACTATTCGGGTTCACCCGAAATTTTAAATTCAGTTAAGATTTAAGGTGGTAGTTAAGATAATCTGAATTACGCCCATCCCTAGTTTTGGCTTAAAGTGAATTGAATGTGTGTGTTTATGCTcgcaaataaattatataaaatgtaaGGTGGGAGAGAGtcaaaaaaatgtttaatatatatatatgcatctatTATTGTACCAAACAAGTTGCACTTTTTATTGCAGGTTGGCATGGATATTtcaattgattttattatttttattattttttatttatttattttttaatcccTCGATCGATGGTTATACTTATTCCAAATTTGATCCctgattattaattttttcatatttaatttagcaTATCACTATCAAATTATTGCCATATTTGGTATTCCCAATCAATTTTTGATCAATCTTATCTAACTTTGGTCAATACTAACACCAACaccattatttttaaatgtgattTCCATactattcaaattcaaataatagaATTGTCTTTTCAAATAACTCACATGActattttgtgaaattttctAACTAAGAAGGTTTGccataaaatttagaaaaaatggtcaaattggTCCCGTAAGTCAATCGGGTAGTGTAATTGGGTCCACTaagtaagaaaagaaaaaaaaaaaaaaactccattcaaATCCCTTAAACCtataaaattgtttaattgtgtAATTGAGTATATAAGTGTTTTATACTCCTATTAAATCATTGTAATTTTAGATAGGTTTCGCAATCCAATTGGACGAAAGGTACTAGTCTGAAGGAAGCATTCGTAAGGAAATGCTTCGAAATGAAGTGACCAGAAAGAAAGGCTTAAGAATAAGACATTCAGAAGGAGTCAGATCGGAAGGAAGCTAAGGGGAACGAAAGAAAAGATATTCAAGTATGATCTTCATGGATGATGAAAAGGCATTCATTGTTATATTCAAAGCATGTatgtgttttgcaaaagaaCTTTTAAGGAAAATCATTCTCGGAAGGAGTTCAttcaaaaaatgataaaaaggGCCATTGGACAATTGCAACTTGTCTGACACCAAGGAATCTATGGAGAAGACAAAATTTTGATAAGCTGGAGCTTACCCTATGGATATCcaactagggatggcaatgggtcgggtgtgggtcggggagggctacatccatcactcgacccaccttatat contains the following coding sequences:
- the LOC116003962 gene encoding feruloyl CoA ortho-hydroxylase F6H1-3-like; this translates as MSSSSSSSTLCSVLSNLTAFVVNEGHGVKGLSDLGLQALPDQYIQPPAERITASTVITDDSIPVIDMSPENPQVGEMICEAAKKWGFFQIINHGIPLEALEEVKAATYRFFSQPAEEKKKHSKGNSPTTNVRYGTSFAPLAEKALEWKDYLSLFYVSDEQANSFWPSACREEALNFLKISEIVVKRLLEALMEGLNVKEINGAKESLLMGSRRININYYPKCPNPELTVGIGRHSDVSTLTLLLQDEIGGLYVRKLDGGDDDTWVPVPPITGALVINIGDALQILSNGRYKSIEHRVIANGSNSRISVPIFVNPRPEDVIGPLPELLDGGEKPLYKQVLYSDYVRHFFKKAHDGKETVDFAKLNI